In Roseofilum capinflatum BLCC-M114, a genomic segment contains:
- a CDS encoding glycosyltransferase family A protein produces MNTKPLLSIITPTLGKFSPYWLEQLLKIEGDIEFILIYPPGVIPGDMNDPRVRTLISPYKGEMMQRFVGLLNARGTYLLALDDDDYAHPQIIKMISTYFSRFPESVILRLKKAVIDSQEKERIESEWEPIPDLEHMPVCQSYDKGKFEGLLEVPIAPLTASFKLSYLIFPFQKTGLHFENFNNIIWKTEAIQKAMPELSKATELLGIVTWIPRSGFDRLSGLFVQATLFAPDKIIGHWLSGHEQIRFISSDPALKAARFHVVSDFLLIKYFPQYPYFWSLFLSKAYALPRTIAKYLKMKFSPK; encoded by the coding sequence ATGAATACAAAGCCTTTGTTATCTATTATCACACCAACACTGGGAAAGTTTTCGCCCTATTGGTTGGAACAGCTTTTAAAGATTGAAGGTGATATTGAATTTATCCTGATTTATCCACCAGGAGTGATACCCGGCGATATGAATGATCCTAGGGTGAGAACGTTGATCAGTCCCTATAAAGGAGAAATGATGCAGCGTTTTGTGGGTTTGCTTAATGCTCGTGGGACTTATTTATTGGCTCTAGATGATGATGATTATGCTCATCCCCAGATCATCAAGATGATTTCTACTTACTTCTCTAGATTCCCAGAAAGTGTTATTTTACGGTTGAAAAAAGCAGTTATTGATTCCCAAGAAAAAGAAAGGATAGAGTCAGAGTGGGAACCTATTCCCGATCTCGAACATATGCCAGTTTGTCAAAGCTATGATAAAGGAAAGTTTGAAGGATTATTAGAAGTCCCGATCGCACCTCTGACCGCTTCATTTAAGCTTTCTTATTTGATCTTCCCGTTTCAAAAAACGGGACTTCATTTTGAAAATTTTAATAATATTATCTGGAAAACTGAGGCGATCCAGAAGGCGATGCCTGAACTCTCAAAAGCTACAGAGTTATTAGGTATTGTGACATGGATACCGAGATCGGGATTTGATCGTTTATCAGGTTTATTTGTCCAGGCAACTCTATTTGCACCGGATAAAATCATTGGACATTGGCTTTCTGGCCACGAGCAAATTCGTTTTATTTCTTCAGACCCTGCACTTAAGGCAGCCCGTTTTCATGTTGTCTCAGATTTTCTGCTGATCAAGTATTTTCCTCAATACCCTTATTTCTGGAGTCTATTTCTGAGTAAGGCTTATGCTTTGCCCAGAACAATTGCTAAGTATCTGAAGATGAAATTTTCCCCTAAATAA
- a CDS encoding HepT-like ribonuclease domain-containing protein: MSRDLEYLLDAIQACTKILEFSQGFDRVQFEGDPKTQSSVLYQIAILGEIVNRLSPAYIAANPEVPIDAIRGMRNRMIHEYKEVDLKILWNVIETSIPELRQLLENSRLPEP, encoded by the coding sequence ATGAGCCGCGATCTGGAATATCTCCTTGATGCTATCCAAGCCTGTACTAAGATCCTGGAATTTAGCCAGGGGTTTGATCGGGTTCAATTTGAAGGAGATCCCAAAACCCAGTCATCTGTGCTATACCAAATCGCTATCCTTGGCGAAATCGTCAATCGTTTATCCCCAGCTTATATTGCTGCTAACCCCGAAGTCCCCATTGATGCGATCCGAGGAATGAGAAATCGCATGATCCATGAGTACAAAGAGGTGGATCTCAAAATTCTTTGGAATGTTATTGAGACTAGCATACCTGAACTCCGTCAACTCTTGGAAAACAGCCGTTTGCCTGAACCATAA
- a CDS encoding nucleotidyltransferase family protein produces MSTLVSNTLPLRPDLHIDRTQLNQLCDRWQIVELALFGSVLRDDFRPDSDIDLLVQFSERAKITFFDLDIIEAQLSQLFGDRPIDLVTRNAIENSHNPIRRQNILSHTYTIYCR; encoded by the coding sequence ATGTCTACTTTAGTCTCTAACACCCTCCCCCTACGCCCTGACTTGCACATCGATCGCACTCAACTCAATCAACTATGCGATCGCTGGCAAATTGTTGAACTGGCTCTGTTTGGTTCTGTGCTGCGTGATGACTTTCGCCCCGATAGCGACATTGATTTACTGGTGCAATTTTCTGAGAGAGCGAAAATTACTTTTTTTGACCTGGATATTATTGAAGCACAACTGAGCCAACTGTTTGGCGATCGCCCCATCGACTTGGTAACCCGTAATGCGATCGAAAACAGCCATAATCCCATCCGCCGCCAAAACATTCTCAGTCATACTTACACTATCTACTGCCGATGA
- a CDS encoding ABC transporter ATP-binding protein: MAKLILKNLRKQFTSKSIPVKDVSLKVEEGEFLTLLGPSGCGKSTLLRMIAGLDRPTEGQVILGGEDITLLPPGQRNMAMVFQSYALYPHMTVFENISTALRLRKVDKNEIETRVKSVSSRLGLEYLLDRKPGQLSGGQRQRVALARSLVRNPDVFLLDEPLSNLDALLREQVRADLKQLFEAQQKPVVYVTHDQTEAMTLSTKIAVLYEGFVQQLGTPEQIYRQPANQFVAGFVGSPQMNLLTLTCEQNQAILGHFALPLPALSRVPRAIVLGIRPEDIQIAPEESKEAVEGVVYLVEDLGKERLLSVRVAGSDKTVRSLIPADRPFSTEQIRLRLPQKAMHWFDVDAGDRIS; the protein is encoded by the coding sequence ATGGCTAAACTAATCTTAAAAAATTTACGCAAGCAATTTACGAGCAAGAGTATTCCGGTTAAGGATGTAAGTCTGAAGGTTGAGGAGGGGGAATTTTTGACCTTGCTGGGGCCTTCGGGTTGTGGAAAATCGACGCTTTTACGGATGATTGCAGGATTGGATCGACCAACGGAAGGTCAGGTGATTTTAGGGGGAGAAGATATTACTTTATTACCTCCAGGTCAACGGAATATGGCCATGGTGTTTCAGAGTTATGCGCTCTATCCCCATATGACGGTTTTTGAGAATATTTCGACGGCTCTGCGGTTGCGGAAAGTGGATAAGAATGAGATTGAAACGAGGGTGAAGAGTGTATCGAGTCGTTTAGGATTAGAGTATTTGCTCGATCGCAAGCCGGGGCAACTTTCAGGAGGTCAGCGTCAACGGGTAGCTTTGGCGCGATCGCTGGTACGCAATCCGGATGTATTCTTGTTGGATGAACCGTTGAGTAATTTGGATGCCCTGTTGCGGGAACAGGTACGGGCAGATTTGAAGCAGCTCTTTGAAGCACAACAGAAACCGGTGGTTTATGTCACCCACGACCAAACGGAAGCCATGACCCTTTCGACGAAAATTGCTGTACTCTATGAGGGATTTGTGCAACAGTTGGGGACTCCAGAACAGATTTATCGTCAACCCGCGAATCAGTTTGTGGCGGGGTTTGTGGGTAGTCCGCAAATGAATTTATTAACGTTGACTTGCGAGCAAAATCAAGCCATTTTGGGTCATTTTGCCCTGCCTTTACCCGCTCTGTCCAGGGTTCCTAGGGCGATCGTTTTGGGTATTCGTCCGGAGGATATTCAGATCGCTCCAGAGGAGAGCAAGGAAGCGGTGGAGGGAGTGGTGTATTTGGTGGAAGATTTGGGGAAAGAGCGGTTGCTGAGTGTGCGTGTTGCCGGATCGGATAAAACGGTGCGATCGCTCATTCCAGCCGATCGCCCCTTCTCTACGGAGCAAATTCGGCTCAGACTGCCCCAAAAGGCGATGCATTGGTTTGATGTGGATGCGGGCGATCGTATATCATAA